DNA sequence from the Bufo bufo chromosome 3, aBufBuf1.1, whole genome shotgun sequence genome:
ttgcgccgttcagtattcagcgcaggcgcagtgaggaagccaacAGCTGTCGAGCATCTTACCCTCACTGCGCCtgagccgaatactgaacggcgtgagatttacactgcagacacggctgacgggaggagagcagcgctgcctggccctgtcaatcaagagaagaagggtgtGTAATGAGGTGGAAgaaaggagcctctaggagcaggtgcaacgcccccttccctgctccTAGagtctaattagcatattataaaagtaaatttttctcaataaaggctttaggcagtgagatggcactaatatagttatgttcagctgacattagcacatcgcttatGTCAGTCGgcctaatacccatttttcaggtgacagaaacgctTTAAGCGCCCCAAACTtgataaggccttatgcacacaactgtattttgtatccatgtgctatccgcattttttgtggattgcacacagacccattcatttctatgggtccacgaaagattggacagcacacagatgtcatccgcgtgtctgttccacaaattatagaacatgtggaCATGAACAGTAACTTCTAGTAATGAGAGTGAGAAACATGCGGATTGATTAAGATGGCTGCTGTTATATTGACAAGATTAGGCCTATGGCTGCCCTTTCTTGGGACAGCATAAAGCAGTGACAGACACTCTGTGAACTTACATGCTGTGCATAAGGAGAAATCTGTCAGTCATGGACTGGAGGCATATCTTTGGCCTCCATGTGTAATGCAAAGATTAACATGTCAGTTCTCGACAACGGATGCACATTAACACATAACTGGCATGACGCTGAAATCCCTGTCTGTCACTACTTTAGGCTTCCCTCAGAGAGTGCAGCATAAAGCATCTGACATGTTCCCTCTAAGGCAGGTTCTCACTTTGTGTGACATCTTTTAGATGTTATTGCCTATTTTTATGTACCCAAAGAATAAACCCACATAGAAATGAGATGAGGGCCAACATGCatcatgtccttctcacagggtcCCCCCTCTCATCGATGTACACTCTATATTTTCTTACAATTTTTACAATTCAAGGATTCTGGCACATGATACAATTTGTGGCACACTGTATTGTTTAACATTCTGTtaaattttaatatatatttgtattttagtcCTTTTTCACTTTGAATTGATTGATGCAGTTTTGCATGTAATATTTGTTTGGCCATAGCAAAGTCTTTGTTCTGGCTGGAAAAAGTGCAAAACCTATGGTATCATATGGGGTCATTGACTGTAGGTGGTGCATTTTTATTTACTCTTCTATATGTTTTAGTCCACTAAGTAAATATTACCACTGTAAAGACTTTGTCACAATCAGAGCTGGGTCCagtaaagatgttttttttttactatgattCGTGGGATTGTTTTATAATTTTTAGCTGattttccttataatttttttttatcaatttcaAATGCTTAAAAATGTGGCAGTGCCATATGCCATAACCTAAATAGTTCTATGTGATTAGTTTTCAACCTCCATTCTGCTTTAATGTTTATATTGTAATCTAAATCACTAATTATTCACTCATTATTTACCAGAACGCAGTGAACGGTTACCTACAAGCCGAAAATATGAATCCTATTGAAATCTTGCAGCGAGTTAATAACTCATTGCATAAACTAGATGGGTTCCAGGCCGACTCTGAGTCTTCTTCGAAATGTGAATCCTATTATAAAGAACAGCAACCGAGTAATAATGGCACTAAAGGTAAGActgatattatttatgtgcataAACTTCTTGGCTTACTCCTTAGTCACATATcctgtatgtctttttttttgttcctgCATTGCTTGGGTGTGCTTGCTTGGCCCTAAGGTAGAGTAAGTTAGGATACTCTGATGTATACTTTCCAGCATTTATATTGCTTGCCTGTATAACCTGTCCGATTTACTTAAACCTAAGTGTCACTAATCAGCCATATGTCACTTTGGGTGTATATTGTATCATGACAGATCATGGCTTCATCGAAGCCTCTTTCTGTCTTTTCTGATCCTTGCAGGTCCTCAGTGTGCATGCTCATGCTCTTCCCCAACAACACCTATTTCCTCCAGTGCAACGTCTCAGACAACTCTAAGTCACTCATCAAAACTGGCAAGCAGCACATATACAACAACTTATTCTGTTCATACCAGTCCCCTGGCAGAGGAAATGAGTGGCAGTTATCCCGAGAAGAACTCCCAGGGGTTAGACTCTTCACCATCCATCTTTACAGATATGCCAAGTGATTTACATCCACTGACCACCACCGTGGATCATTTACATGCTGGTACCACAGTGCAACCTGGGGCTTTTACAGACTTTCCCCTCACTAATTCAGATTTTCCAGTGCATAGCACAGAGTTTAAAAAAGGCACCCACGACCCATCATATGTTAGCCTGAATCCATCTCAAACTAGAACAGATCCTGAGAAAGTCAAAGATGTATCAGATTCAGATACTGAGAGCATGTATAAGTCATTGGAGACTGCGACTATAGAAAATTCAAGTGTTACCACACACCCTCTCATAAATGGAGAATTATCTACTGTCGTAGAAGCAGATGGAACACAGGCAACTACTATAAGTGAGTTGAGTTCTCAAAGCTCTAAAGGGTCTGTGTTTAAGAACTCTCTTTCTGCTCCCAGCAAGGAACCTGTCATTGAAACGTCTTCTAATTCTGTAACCAAAATACGCCGATCTCTTGTAAACATGGATGAAATTTCCAGCCTATCCACTAGTGTCAATGAGCCAAACCTCCCCAGTCTAACTTCTGTTGGTACAAACATCCCATCTACATTGGACGCTTTTTCCAGGGCAACTGTGATGACAAAGGCTGTCTCTAGCCTATCGCCAAGTGACAATGACCCTAACCTCCCCTCTGTAAAGTCTGTTCATACAAATATCCTCACTAGTGGAATGGGTTTGTCTAACACTGAATCCCCTGAAACTGTGTCACAAAGGAAAGTCATAGGGAATGGAGACCTTGGCTGGGCTTCCTCATACCTTTCCTCTCCTATGCTAACTACTAAAGCAGAACTATCAGTTTCTTCTCCTGCAACTGGAGACCAGCTGCTTCTGTCAGACGTCACTCATAATCCATTGTTAAATGCTCATAAGTCATACAATATTCCACCTCATGAAGATAGAGGCATAGCTATTGATGACTGGAAAAACACTGTATCAGGTCCCAACCATGGCTCTAatctgctcccattcattgcaacagaacgttctgaagatgAAGGGAAAAAAGAACCCAGACAGAGCAACCAACAACTAATCACCAATGTCGTCCTTGTGGTGTTAGTGTTACTGTTTCTATCCGGATTTCTCTATTACATGCATCTATATCGGGTGAGCTATCTCATTTTATGTGAGCAGTTTCTTGtgttaaattatattttattgtgGTCATATAAACCTAGTTCTAGTGTGTAGAATCTATTTGTTAATGTACCTTCCTGATTCTGTCATTTTATGTATAACAAAGTCTGAATAATAAGCATTTCTTAGCAAGGCATGGCTCGCCAACATAACTCAACAGTGATAAATTCAGCTGGAAATATAGTAGTTTAATCTTATGCTAGCATGTCACCAACCGGGGCTGTGGAGTCGATAAGCCAAAGCTCTGACTCCAACTCTTGACTCCTTCATAAATGGCCAATAATTTAGCAATACTGTAGTAAAATGGTAACATCTGGCTTTTTCTTACTGTCATGTAAGTAATCAGGCTACTTAGATGGAACTGAAAGCATATTTATTagaatacaatttctgaaattcCTGACATTTTCTAAATTCCTGTAATGCACTGTGCATTTAATAACTATCTAATATCCCCCTAATAATTGTAAGAAATCGTTGAATTTGTTCTCAAAAAAAGTTAGAAAAGCTACATATGTATATCCTGGAAACGCAGAAAAACATTTGTTAAGTGTAGCTGCTGTATTCAGTGCTTGCCATGAAAGAGTTGTCTGGGAATAAATAACCTTTCCCAGGTGCCTGCAGCCGGCCTCTGCTGTGCTTTCCTGCTATCCGCAGCTGCCGTCCTGCACTGGCTCCCATGTGTTTTTCCTCCAGTCCACAGCTTGTTTACCTCCTCTCCAGTATGTGAATGATCATCTGCTCCGGGCAGCCAATTGTCCACAAGAGACACCTCACTGCTGAAGTCAGTTATAGGTTGCAGCAGCGCAGATGACCATACCCGTACAGGGGATAAATTAAACAAGCAATGGACCAGAAGATGGACACACGGGAGCCGGCACGCAGGACAAGAGCAGAGAAAGTTTATGCCCAGTAGTAAACTATCTCCTCTGGTCTTCactactgcgcatgtgcagcacaGTTTTGGGAGCAGCATGAAGAtacctagtataagggacaggagagagCACACTGATTTTCTGTAACCACTGGAACGCCCTGCTTATCACGAGAACTAAGGGCCCTTAGATTGatagaacaaaaaatatatttgattaacatTTATAAGCTTTTCTAAGTTTATATGAAAGCTAATAAATGAAAGGGTttctccacaggataggtcatcaatatcagattagctgTGTaaagagcactgccttctctgctctgttgtaGTTGTAgctggcgtccccattcacttctatgggacggctcattagtattcacttgaacagacggagccatcccatagaagtgaatggggacgccatacttgtaattacattgcTTGCCGCTCCAACTGCTgccgtgagcaggtaaacagagcagagaaggcaacactggtacaagcactgccttctcttcaaacagctgatcggcgggggtgccattcGTCTTCCACCAGCCGATcggatattgctgacctatcctgagaacccctttaattacacaaTATTAATAACAGATAATATTTTTATAAGCTGGAGTCTGTACATTTGTACTGACTCCAACTCAAAACTAGCTTCAACTCCATAGCCCTCTCACCAACATATGGGTTAAAGAATCACAAAACTAAATATGCACTGTGCACATAGCAATAGATGGAAAGATTAAAACCTAATGTTAATACAATTTCAATTAAAAAGCAAACTCTTAAATATACGATTATTTCATAAACAACCTAGTCCAAATACCCAGGACAGTCTAGATATGTAGGTTGTACAGACAGCTGTTCTGTATTTCCTGCACTCTCTCTCTAGAACTGCCTTCCAAGGTGTCTTTAAATATGCTGTGCACTCCAAACACGGCAGTCCTATCAGGAACTGGTCCCTCGGTGTCCCTGTAAAGCCACATCCGGTCGACATGTTTCCTCCTGAAATGGTGCAGGATTCATCAGTCTGGATATGGATTTGACCCTATTTTGCTCAGCATTTTTAGGGATATCTTTTGAAGAGACTTCTAGAGAGAGGACACAGCCCATACATAACAGACGTCTGAATCCCTGTATTCTTCAGGACATTTGGAACTGCTTGTTCGTGGGATCTCTGGTATGTTAataatgtatttaaaggggttctccattgTCTAAACTCCACCAACCGGAATGGACCCGTGGAAGGAAGCATACTTAGCTACTCCCCACCTGCTCTTCCCACTCCTCTGGcccaatgctgtgttcttttcccACTTGTACACTTCCAGCACAGACAGGAGTCtcatgtgctgctgcagccaatgactggtctcaGTGGTGACGTGTGCCCGAAATTACACATGACCTAGTGATGTGATAAGCTTTGCCATATCTGCTAACCCCCAACTGTTACTGCCACCACTCTTGCTATTGCCTCCAAATGGTGACACATGATGCTAAAGATATGTCTATTTCTGATTTATAGGTATTAAAAAGAAGATTAGCTGTAAGTCATGACTTACATCTTCCCAGAAACCTTAGTACAGTGTCATCTGAAGAAATGTGAGTTTGTCGCCCTGTTTTTCGCATTATTTGTGCTGTCTGATCCCATGTACCTGTATTTGAGCGTTTTCATCAATACTATTCCTTTTTTGCAGGATGCGCTTGTCAACAACTGAGTGTAGCAATGTGTAATTGGTAAGTATTTCACTATTCATTCATGACCAATTATTCTTGCACTTTTATGCTACAGTACTGTTTTGTACCAAGCTTCCATCTTATTTCTGGTGGGTTTTCTTTATTTATATACGTTGCTGCTTTTAATGTGGTTTACATGAGCCTTGCAGTCAGATATGAGATCAAACTGGTTAGCTCCTAACGTTTACCTCGAATGATATAGAAAAATGATGCAGGAATACGCACAGTAATCAGTTTGTACATACATTGCATAGCGGATTCTTGCTACTAAATAGCGATACAGTCCAGCCAGCTCTGTCTCGTAGGTTCCCATGTTCAGTATCAGAGCCAGCACTATTAAATCACATTGGATCTCTATTCCGTATCAGTTCCTCTGTTTGTCTTTCTCAGAGGCCTGGGGGGGTACAGGAGGACCGCATTGACTTCTGTGGGTGCCATATCATGAAGTGTAAAGTGCATGCAGCCTTACAGTAGCATGTTGTGCACACAGACTGTTCCTGTGAGGTTGTGAAACTAGACATGCTGTAACTCTAAAGTACATACATAATATCTGGAGGATAAAATGTTACATCAACTGTCAA
Encoded proteins:
- the LOC120995092 gene encoding uncharacterized protein LOC120995092 isoform X3, which translates into the protein MLATSFGIIFLISMALCVFAEDCLVKISGEHQILKNMISTQGYFCSIYVRILKKEQVSDYCDLLALVYEVDGLLETLKFIDGTDNYKSKNSLLRTVSPCIEGLDYTTQNAVNGYLQAENMNPIEILQRVNNSLHKLDGFQADSESSSKCESYYKEQQPSNNGTKERSEDEGKKEPRQSNQQLITNVVLVVLVLLFLSGFLYYMHLYRVLKRRLAVSHDLHLPRNLSTVSSEEMMRLSTTECSNV
- the LOC120995092 gene encoding uncharacterized protein LOC120995092 isoform X2 translates to MLATSFGIIFLISMALCVFAEDCLVKISGEHQILKNMISTQGYFCSIYVRILKKEQVSDYCDLLALVYEVDGLLETLKFIDGTDNYKSKNSLLRTVSPCIEGLDYTTQNAVNGYLQAENMNPIEILQRVNNSLHKLDGFQADSESSSKCESYYKEQQPSNNGTKGPQCACSCSSPTTPISSSATSQTTLSHSSKLASSTYTTTYSVHTSPLAEEMSGSYPEKNSQGLDSSPSIFTDMPSDLHPLTTTVDHLHAGTTVQPGAFTDFPLTNSDFPVHSTEFKKGTHDPSYVSLNPSQTRTDPEKVKDVSDSDTESMYKSLETATIENSSVTTHPLINGELSTVVEADGTQATTIKRSEDEGKKEPRQSNQQLITNVVLVVLVLLFLSGFLYYMHLYRVLKRRLAVSHDLHLPRNLSTVSSEEMMRLSTTECSNV
- the LOC120995092 gene encoding serine-rich adhesin for platelets-like isoform X1, with protein sequence MLATSFGIIFLISMALCVFAEDCLVKISGEHQILKNMISTQGYFCSIYVRILKKEQVSDYCDLLALVYEVDGLLETLKFIDGTDNYKSKNSLLRTVSPCIEGLDYTTQNAVNGYLQAENMNPIEILQRVNNSLHKLDGFQADSESSSKCESYYKEQQPSNNGTKGPQCACSCSSPTTPISSSATSQTTLSHSSKLASSTYTTTYSVHTSPLAEEMSGSYPEKNSQGLDSSPSIFTDMPSDLHPLTTTVDHLHAGTTVQPGAFTDFPLTNSDFPVHSTEFKKGTHDPSYVSLNPSQTRTDPEKVKDVSDSDTESMYKSLETATIENSSVTTHPLINGELSTVVEADGTQATTISELSSQSSKGSVFKNSLSAPSKEPVIETSSNSVTKIRRSLVNMDEISSLSTSVNEPNLPSLTSVGTNIPSTLDAFSRATVMTKAVSSLSPSDNDPNLPSVKSVHTNILTSGMGLSNTESPETVSQRKVIGNGDLGWASSYLSSPMLTTKAELSVSSPATGDQLLLSDVTHNPLLNAHKSYNIPPHEDRGIAIDDWKNTVSGPNHGSNLLPFIATERSEDEGKKEPRQSNQQLITNVVLVVLVLLFLSGFLYYMHLYRVLKRRLAVSHDLHLPRNLSTVSSEEMMRLSTTECSNV